A part of Streptomyces sp. NBC_01235 genomic DNA contains:
- a CDS encoding alpha/beta hydrolase translates to MTYVPPPFDPELAAALELIKEMIQPGMTLEDIEAVRQGPGIALLAELDLTVGGAFEVEDRTVPGPEGSAEISLLICRPTSPAPDRPRPVVYHVHGGGMVLGNNRVGVDVVLDWARELDMVVVSVEYRLAPEHPHPAPVEDVYAGLLWTAEHAKELGADPERIVIAGASAGGGLGAALALLLRDRQGPRPLGQVLMCPMLDDRNDTPSSHQMAGLGVWDRTANETGWTALLGEQRGGPDVSPYAAPARAEDLSGLPPAFLDAGSAETFRDEVVAYASRIWQAGGVAELHVWPGGFHGFDGFAPQAALSKSARAAHLDWLRRLLAE, encoded by the coding sequence ATGACCTACGTGCCGCCGCCCTTCGACCCCGAACTCGCCGCCGCGCTGGAACTGATCAAGGAGATGATCCAGCCGGGCATGACCCTCGAGGACATCGAGGCCGTCCGGCAGGGGCCGGGGATCGCACTGCTCGCCGAGCTGGACCTGACCGTGGGCGGCGCCTTCGAGGTCGAGGACCGGACGGTGCCGGGGCCAGAGGGCTCCGCCGAGATCTCGCTGCTGATCTGCCGGCCCACCTCGCCGGCCCCCGACCGGCCGCGTCCGGTCGTCTACCACGTGCACGGCGGCGGCATGGTCCTGGGCAACAACCGGGTCGGCGTGGACGTCGTCCTCGACTGGGCGCGGGAGCTGGACATGGTGGTGGTGTCCGTGGAGTACCGGCTGGCGCCCGAGCACCCGCATCCGGCGCCGGTCGAGGACGTGTACGCCGGTCTGCTGTGGACGGCGGAGCACGCCAAGGAGCTGGGCGCGGACCCGGAGCGGATCGTGATCGCCGGGGCCAGCGCGGGCGGCGGCCTCGGCGCCGCCCTCGCCCTGCTGCTGCGCGACCGCCAGGGTCCGCGGCCGCTCGGCCAGGTGCTGATGTGCCCGATGCTGGACGACCGCAACGACACCCCCTCCAGCCACCAGATGGCGGGCCTCGGCGTCTGGGACCGTACGGCCAACGAGACCGGGTGGACCGCCCTGCTCGGCGAGCAGCGGGGCGGCCCGGACGTCTCCCCGTACGCGGCGCCCGCCCGTGCCGAGGACCTGTCCGGGCTGCCCCCGGCCTTCCTCGACGCGGGCTCCGCCGAGACCTTCCGGGACGAGGTCGTCGCCTACGCCTCCCGGATCTGGCAGGCCGGCGGGGTCGCGGAACTGCATGTCTGGCCGGGCGGTTTCCACGGCTTCGACGGCTTCGCGCCGCAGGCCGCGCTGTCCAAGTCGGCCCGCGCGGCCCACCTGGACTGGCTGCGCAGGCTGCTCGCCGAGTAA
- a CDS encoding TetR/AcrR family transcriptional regulator, translated as MSALLPPCPEPEETTGRPELLQLGSVGDEPCLRADAARNRARLLDAAARLIAEHGAAGVTMEAVATAANVGKGTVFRRFGDRTGLLTALLDHSEKLFQAAFLSGPAPLGPGAPPVERLRAFGVAMLRRAVDQLDLQLAAEPGPERRYSVPVRRVHHSHLVLLLRQAVPGADAELLAHTLMGYLSPVLIHHLTRQCGLPPARLEAGWNDLVDRVTTVQG; from the coding sequence ATGTCCGCTCTTCTGCCGCCCTGTCCGGAACCCGAGGAGACCACCGGCCGGCCCGAGCTGCTGCAACTCGGGTCGGTCGGCGACGAGCCGTGCCTGCGTGCCGACGCGGCCCGCAACCGGGCCAGGCTGCTGGACGCGGCCGCCCGGCTGATCGCCGAGCACGGGGCGGCCGGGGTCACGATGGAGGCGGTGGCGACGGCCGCGAACGTGGGCAAGGGCACGGTGTTCCGCCGCTTCGGCGACCGCACCGGGCTGCTGACCGCGCTGCTGGACCACTCGGAGAAGCTGTTCCAGGCCGCGTTCCTGAGCGGCCCCGCGCCGCTGGGGCCGGGCGCGCCGCCCGTGGAGCGGCTGAGGGCCTTCGGTGTCGCGATGCTGAGGCGCGCCGTCGACCAGCTGGATCTCCAGCTCGCGGCCGAGCCCGGACCGGAACGCCGGTACTCCGTGCCCGTGCGCCGCGTCCACCACAGTCACCTGGTCCTGCTGCTGCGGCAGGCGGTGCCCGGCGCGGACGCCGAACTGCTCGCCCACACGCTGATGGGGTACCTCAGCCCCGTCCTCATCCACCACCTCACCCGGCAGTGCGGGCTGCCGCCGGCGCGGCTGGAGGCCGGCTGGAACGACCTGGTCGACCGGGTGACGACGGTTCAGGGGTGA
- a CDS encoding FkbM family methyltransferase, whose protein sequence is MRTLYRRLLDLMPRIGVRVTDLGPGTAVVSRGGGPYEATRADKDTWVLRRTTDDARSEVARGAAVRLGDTGALLLMDAPERQDERRLQLAAAEYLCTQHVAAMLELYRVNCVFDVGANSGQYAKRLRRLGYTGRIVSFEPTSETFARLEKAAANDPDWHVYQCGLGREETTAEIHIGWQTMNSLLPASDYGKGRYTRFTKADTEEIRVRRLAEVMDEALDGLAEPRPYLKMDTQGYDLEVFAGAGERIAEFAGMQSEVAVLKLYEGSPGMGEAVAAYEAAGFGITGMYPVTREATTGRVIEFDCVMMRADAAPTP, encoded by the coding sequence ATGCGGACCCTTTATCGACGACTGCTCGACCTGATGCCCCGTATCGGCGTCCGGGTGACCGATCTCGGGCCGGGGACGGCGGTGGTCTCGCGGGGCGGCGGTCCGTACGAGGCGACTCGTGCGGACAAGGACACCTGGGTGCTGAGGCGGACCACCGACGACGCGCGTTCCGAGGTCGCCCGAGGCGCCGCCGTGCGGCTGGGCGACACCGGCGCGCTGCTCCTCATGGACGCCCCGGAGCGGCAGGACGAGCGCAGACTGCAACTGGCGGCCGCCGAATACCTCTGCACCCAGCACGTGGCCGCGATGCTGGAGCTGTACCGCGTGAACTGCGTCTTCGACGTCGGCGCCAACAGCGGCCAGTACGCCAAGCGGCTGCGCAGGCTCGGCTACACCGGCCGGATCGTCTCCTTCGAGCCCACGTCCGAGACGTTCGCCCGGCTGGAGAAGGCCGCCGCGAACGACCCCGACTGGCACGTGTACCAGTGCGGGCTGGGCCGTGAGGAGACGACGGCGGAGATCCACATCGGCTGGCAGACGATGAACTCCCTGCTGCCGGCCAGCGACTACGGCAAGGGCCGCTACACCCGGTTCACGAAGGCCGACACCGAGGAGATCCGCGTCCGCCGGCTGGCGGAGGTCATGGACGAGGCGCTGGACGGCCTCGCCGAGCCGCGCCCCTACCTGAAGATGGACACCCAGGGCTATGACCTGGAGGTCTTCGCGGGGGCCGGGGAGCGGATCGCGGAGTTCGCGGGGATGCAGTCCGAGGTCGCCGTGCTGAAGCTGTACGAGGGCAGCCCCGGCATGGGCGAGGCCGTCGCGGCGTACGAGGCCGCCGGGTTCGGCATCACCGGCATGTACCCCGTGACGCGCGAGGCGACCACGGGGCGGGTGATCGAGTTCGACTGCGTGATGATGCGCGCGGACGCGGCGCCTACACCGTAG
- a CDS encoding NADPH-dependent FMN reductase: MSVRILALVGSLRAGSTNRQLAEAAVKVAPEGAEVDLFEGLAEIPFYNEDLDVEGSVPATAAKLREAAQAADAFLLFSPEYNGTIPAVLKNAIDWLSRPYGAGAFGGKPVAVVGTAFGQFGGVWAQDEARKAVGIAGGKVIEDLKLSIPGSLTRFAETHPVDDAEVAAQLTEVVARLHGHAGEVAAA, translated from the coding sequence ATGTCTGTCCGCATCCTCGCGCTCGTCGGCAGCCTCCGCGCCGGTTCGACCAACCGTCAGCTCGCCGAGGCGGCCGTCAAGGTCGCTCCCGAGGGCGCCGAGGTCGACCTCTTCGAGGGCCTGGCCGAGATCCCCTTCTACAACGAGGACCTCGACGTCGAGGGCAGCGTGCCGGCCACCGCCGCCAAGCTGCGTGAGGCCGCCCAGGCCGCCGACGCCTTCCTGCTCTTCTCCCCCGAGTACAACGGCACCATCCCGGCCGTCCTGAAGAACGCCATCGACTGGCTGTCCCGCCCCTACGGCGCCGGCGCCTTCGGCGGCAAGCCCGTCGCCGTGGTCGGCACCGCGTTCGGCCAGTTCGGTGGCGTGTGGGCGCAGGACGAGGCCCGCAAGGCCGTGGGCATCGCCGGCGGCAAGGTGATCGAGGACCTGAAGCTCTCCATCCCGGGTTCCCTGACCCGCTTCGCGGAGACCCACCCGGTCGACGACGCCGAGGTCGCCGCCCAGCTGACCGAGGTCGTGGCCCGTCTGCACGGCCACGCGGGCGAGGTCGCGGCCGCCTGA
- a CDS encoding ABC transporter substrate-binding protein, protein MTGFPSRRRLLATGAGAALGVGALGTPPASASTATTSAASPRRTGSGGEETRSLDELYKAALAEGGKLVVYAGGDTPTQQDGTKAAFLKAFPGIDLKLIVDYSKYHDVRVDNQLATGTLVPDVVQLQTLQDFTRWKTQGRLLHYRPAGFSKVHDTFKDPQGAWVAVAAIGFSFMYGPDAVGSDAPRTPLDLVDPKWKGRIASSFPHDDDAVLFLYSLYVKHYGWDWVAGLAAQDVRFARGSNSPGDAVRAGQYAIGVGGSGAPLATGPVKWVVPDSAPFMAWGQRAAILKQAANTTAAKLYLNWQLSTATQQNSFNGWSVRTDITPPAGLKPVWEYRNANIDGFPRFMSDRAEVERLKQTFALYFGEVKGDPTPGVLGLHPGA, encoded by the coding sequence ATGACCGGCTTCCCCAGCAGAAGGCGTCTCCTCGCGACCGGGGCGGGTGCCGCCCTCGGCGTCGGCGCCCTCGGTACGCCCCCCGCCTCCGCGTCCACCGCGACCACCTCGGCCGCCTCTCCCCGTCGGACCGGCTCCGGCGGCGAGGAGACCAGGTCGCTCGACGAGCTGTACAAGGCCGCGCTCGCGGAAGGCGGCAAACTCGTCGTCTACGCCGGTGGGGACACCCCCACCCAGCAGGACGGCACCAAGGCGGCCTTCCTGAAGGCCTTCCCGGGCATCGACCTGAAGCTGATCGTCGACTACAGCAAGTACCACGACGTACGCGTCGACAACCAGCTCGCCACCGGCACCCTCGTCCCCGACGTGGTCCAGCTTCAGACCCTCCAGGACTTCACCCGCTGGAAGACCCAGGGCCGTCTGCTGCACTACAGGCCCGCCGGGTTCTCGAAGGTCCACGACACGTTCAAGGACCCGCAGGGCGCGTGGGTCGCGGTCGCGGCGATCGGCTTCAGCTTCATGTACGGGCCGGACGCCGTGGGCTCGGACGCGCCGCGCACCCCGCTGGACCTGGTCGACCCGAAGTGGAAGGGGAGGATCGCCTCGTCGTTCCCGCACGACGACGACGCCGTCCTGTTCCTGTACTCGCTCTACGTCAAGCACTACGGCTGGGACTGGGTGGCTGGGCTGGCCGCGCAGGACGTCCGGTTCGCGCGCGGCAGCAACTCGCCCGGCGACGCCGTGCGCGCCGGGCAGTACGCGATCGGCGTCGGCGGCTCGGGCGCGCCGCTCGCCACGGGTCCCGTGAAGTGGGTCGTCCCCGACAGCGCCCCGTTCATGGCGTGGGGCCAGCGGGCGGCGATCCTGAAGCAGGCCGCGAACACCACGGCCGCCAAGCTCTACCTCAACTGGCAGCTGTCCACGGCCACCCAGCAGAACTCCTTCAACGGCTGGTCGGTGCGCACCGACATCACTCCCCCGGCCGGTCTGAAGCCGGTCTGGGAGTACCGCAACGCCAACATCGACGGCTTCCCCCGCTTCATGTCCGACCGGGCCGAGGTGGAGCGTCTGAAGCAGACGTTCGCCCTGTACTTCGGCGAGGTCAAGGGTGACCCGACGCCGGGTGTGCTCGGACTGCACCCGGGGGCGTGA
- a CDS encoding TerD family protein: MPELGKGGNTALAAGPVTVELFAEGDPVDLSALLVAADGRVRSDDDLVFYNQPSAESDAVRHRAADADGPERVEVDPAALPADVDRVVLVASCDPDDTTRTFSDVKNVQVRATQGGAVPVVFRPPALTDGERAVLLTELYRRAGTWKLRAIGQGYADGLAGLATDFGIDVAEEEMPPPPEPPVPPVPPVPPVPPVPPEPSAPSAVETPPAPVSPPPSLVKPPLGKISLDKGSQVSLSLDKADRDLVVTVALEWDGGSERRRRAGADLDLYALFVPASKALRGPDVPGTLVKSGHVAGGEPLRPGGRPSAGAEPATAKKGKKADVVYYKSLGSLENRPYIRLDGDSKVPGREAVRIVRPDEQGYVLLCAYSAVSNGFGSFRSFGAKVVVDDGRGSTVTVPLFENTKTRYWVAIALVDFTAADAAAIHHVEAYSARMTERRPVLHPDGTIEMNAGPVEFKRR; this comes from the coding sequence ATGCCGGAGCTCGGCAAGGGCGGGAACACGGCGCTGGCGGCCGGGCCGGTGACGGTGGAGCTGTTCGCCGAGGGCGACCCGGTCGACCTCAGCGCCCTCCTCGTCGCCGCGGACGGCAGGGTCAGGTCCGACGACGACCTGGTCTTCTACAACCAGCCCTCCGCCGAGTCCGACGCCGTACGCCACCGGGCCGCCGACGCCGACGGCCCCGAGCGCGTCGAGGTGGACCCGGCCGCGCTGCCCGCGGACGTCGACCGGGTCGTGCTGGTGGCCAGCTGCGACCCCGACGACACGACGCGCACGTTCAGCGATGTCAAGAACGTCCAGGTGCGTGCCACGCAGGGCGGCGCCGTACCGGTCGTCTTCCGCCCGCCGGCCCTCACCGACGGCGAACGCGCGGTCCTGCTGACCGAGCTCTACCGGCGCGCCGGCACGTGGAAGCTGCGCGCCATCGGCCAGGGCTACGCCGACGGACTGGCGGGCCTCGCCACCGACTTCGGCATCGACGTCGCCGAAGAGGAGATGCCACCGCCGCCCGAGCCGCCCGTGCCGCCCGTGCCGCCCGTGCCGCCCGTGCCGCCCGTGCCGCCCGAGCCGTCGGCCCCGTCGGCCGTGGAGACCCCGCCCGCTCCCGTGTCGCCCCCGCCGAGCCTGGTCAAGCCACCCCTCGGGAAGATCAGCCTCGACAAGGGCAGCCAGGTCTCCCTCAGCCTGGACAAGGCCGACCGCGACCTCGTCGTCACGGTGGCCCTGGAGTGGGACGGCGGCAGCGAGCGACGCCGCAGGGCCGGCGCCGACCTCGACCTGTACGCCCTGTTCGTGCCCGCGAGCAAGGCCCTGCGCGGCCCCGACGTGCCCGGCACCCTCGTCAAGTCCGGGCACGTTGCGGGGGGCGAGCCGCTGCGTCCCGGCGGGCGGCCGTCCGCCGGGGCCGAACCGGCTACGGCGAAGAAGGGCAAGAAGGCCGACGTCGTCTACTACAAGAGCCTCGGCTCGCTCGAGAACCGCCCGTACATCCGCCTCGACGGCGACTCCAAGGTCCCCGGCCGAGAGGCCGTGCGGATCGTGCGTCCCGACGAGCAGGGCTACGTCCTGCTGTGCGCGTACTCGGCGGTCAGCAACGGCTTCGGCTCGTTCCGCAGCTTCGGCGCGAAGGTCGTCGTCGACGACGGCCGGGGCTCCACCGTCACCGTCCCGCTCTTCGAGAACACCAAGACCCGGTACTGGGTGGCGATCGCGCTCGTCGACTTCACCGCCGCCGACGCGGCCGCGATCCACCACGTCGAGGCCTACAGTGCCCGGATGACGGAACGCCGGCCGGTCCTGCACCCCGACGGGACCATCGAGATGAACGCCGGTCCCGTGGAGTTCAAGCGCCGCTGA
- a CDS encoding TerC family protein has translation MNVSLPVWLLTVSALCALVAVDFFIGRRPHDVSVREAGTWTIVWIVLACLFGLGVFLFGGGKPTGEFFAGYITEKSLSVDNLFVFVLIMGRFAVPSQYQQRVLMVGVLVALVLRAVFIAAGAAIISTFSWVFYLFGAFLIWTAWKLIQDAKKDGHEDEYEENKLLKAVEKRFGVADRYHGTKLWIEQNGKRVMTPMLVVMLAIGSTDVLFALDSIPAIYGLTEDPYIVFTANAFALMGLRQLYFLIGGLLKKLVHLSYGLSVILGFIGVKLVLHALHESGVHVPEIGIPFSLGFIVLVLAVTTFTSLRASKRQEEAVRDGSTV, from the coding sequence GTGAACGTCTCGCTCCCGGTCTGGCTGCTGACCGTCTCGGCTCTGTGCGCGCTCGTCGCCGTCGACTTCTTCATCGGCCGCAGACCGCACGACGTCTCGGTCAGGGAGGCCGGGACCTGGACGATCGTCTGGATCGTCCTGGCCTGCCTGTTCGGCCTGGGTGTGTTCCTCTTCGGGGGCGGCAAGCCGACGGGGGAGTTCTTCGCCGGGTACATCACCGAGAAGTCGCTGAGCGTGGACAACCTCTTCGTGTTCGTCCTGATCATGGGCAGGTTCGCGGTGCCCTCGCAGTACCAGCAGCGGGTGCTGATGGTGGGTGTGCTCGTGGCCCTCGTGCTGCGCGCGGTGTTCATCGCCGCCGGCGCGGCCATCATCTCGACGTTCTCCTGGGTGTTCTACCTCTTCGGCGCCTTCCTGATCTGGACGGCGTGGAAGCTGATCCAGGACGCCAAGAAGGACGGACACGAGGACGAGTACGAGGAGAACAAGCTGCTGAAGGCGGTGGAGAAGCGTTTCGGCGTGGCCGACCGCTACCACGGTACGAAGCTGTGGATCGAGCAGAACGGCAAGCGGGTGATGACCCCGATGCTGGTCGTGATGCTGGCGATCGGCTCCACCGACGTGCTGTTCGCGCTCGACTCGATCCCCGCCATCTACGGGCTGACCGAGGACCCGTACATCGTGTTCACGGCCAACGCGTTCGCGCTGATGGGCCTGCGGCAGCTGTACTTCCTCATCGGCGGCCTGCTGAAGAAGCTGGTCCACCTCAGCTACGGCCTGTCGGTCATCCTGGGCTTCATCGGCGTGAAGCTGGTGCTGCACGCGCTGCACGAGTCCGGGGTGCACGTGCCGGAGATCGGCATTCCGTTCTCGCTCGGCTTCATCGTGCTCGTCCTCGCGGTCACGACCTTCACCAGCCTGCGGGCATCCAAGCGGCAGGAGGAGGCGGTGCGGGACGGCTCTACGGTGTAG
- a CDS encoding formylglycine-generating enzyme family protein → MNTGTQYRMIAVPPGRVTLSDRRTHRSWAVEVAGCQLGEYPVTRELYARVTGRSADGAGGDRLPAESVSWWDAVHFCNTLSLREGLTPVYDVRAEGEAVAWDALADGYRLPTEAEWEHACRAGTDGPRYGPLGDIAWYRENSGERIREVGGRLPNPWGLHDMLGNVWEWCWDLYDPEVYGTYRVLRGGGWFDEHWSCRASVRRRSHPTFRVDDVGFRLARTAD, encoded by the coding sequence ATGAACACGGGGACGCAGTACCGGATGATCGCCGTTCCGCCGGGGCGGGTCACGCTCTCGGACCGGCGGACACACCGCAGTTGGGCGGTCGAGGTGGCGGGCTGCCAGCTCGGGGAGTACCCCGTCACCCGGGAGCTGTACGCGCGCGTCACCGGCCGGTCCGCGGACGGCGCCGGGGGAGACCGGCTGCCCGCCGAGAGCGTGTCCTGGTGGGACGCGGTGCACTTCTGCAACACCCTGTCCCTGCGCGAGGGGCTGACGCCGGTGTACGACGTCCGGGCCGAGGGCGAGGCCGTCGCGTGGGACGCCTTGGCCGACGGGTACCGGCTGCCCACCGAGGCGGAGTGGGAGCACGCCTGCCGTGCGGGCACCGACGGGCCGCGCTACGGGCCGCTCGGAGACATCGCCTGGTACCGGGAGAACTCCGGGGAACGGATCCGTGAGGTGGGTGGCAGACTCCCCAACCCGTGGGGTCTGCACGACATGCTCGGCAACGTGTGGGAGTGGTGCTGGGACCTCTACGATCCCGAGGTCTACGGCACCTACCGGGTCCTGCGCGGCGGCGGCTGGTTCGACGAGCACTGGAGCTGCCGGGCCTCCGTACGGCGTCGCAGCCACCCGACGTTCCGGGTGGACGACGTCGGCTTCCGCCTCGCGCGGACGGCGGACTGA
- a CDS encoding response regulator transcription factor: protein MTGAPLRLLLADDHAVVRAGLRALLEGEPDLEVVAEAGTGEEAVRLAASLVPDVVLMDLRFAGGAGAKIDGIEAVRRLGVAVPGVPVVMLTSYSGRVDVVRALEAGARGYVLKAGPPEELFRAVRGVAAGALGLGSEVVGELVAQVPAPARELSGREVEVVRLLADGLSNRSIAEALFLSEATVKTHLVRVYRKLGADNRAAAVSEAVRRGLLDLA from the coding sequence GTGACCGGTGCTCCGTTGCGTCTGCTGCTCGCGGACGACCACGCCGTCGTGCGGGCCGGGTTGCGGGCCCTGCTCGAGGGTGAGCCGGACCTGGAGGTGGTCGCCGAGGCCGGCACCGGGGAGGAGGCCGTGCGGCTCGCGGCCTCGCTGGTCCCGGACGTGGTGCTGATGGACCTGAGGTTCGCGGGCGGCGCCGGGGCCAAGATCGACGGGATCGAGGCGGTGCGCAGACTGGGGGTCGCGGTGCCGGGGGTCCCGGTGGTGATGCTGACGAGTTACTCGGGACGGGTCGATGTCGTGCGGGCGCTGGAGGCGGGGGCGCGGGGCTATGTCCTCAAGGCCGGTCCGCCCGAGGAGCTGTTCCGGGCCGTGCGCGGCGTGGCCGCCGGGGCGCTCGGGCTCGGCTCGGAGGTGGTGGGCGAACTGGTCGCCCAAGTGCCCGCTCCTGCACGGGAGTTGAGCGGGCGGGAGGTGGAGGTGGTGCGGCTGCTGGCGGACGGGCTGAGCAACCGGTCCATCGCCGAGGCACTGTTCCTGAGCGAGGCCACCGTCAAGACGCACCTCGTGCGGGTCTACCGCAAGCTGGGGGCGGACAACCGGGCGGCCGCGGTGTCGGAGGCGGTGCGCCGGGGGCTGCTGGACCTCGCCTGA
- a CDS encoding sensor histidine kinase, with amino-acid sequence MSDRAPVRTSARTVHGSRSALAHFSHLTFFVVVGAGLVRLVQLRIGLCWDIVTVSGLLALVYAGGLAAGDRLGRYGRPGWVATLVALWTVLVLLAPASLTAAYVWCAVPLACAALRALGRRAAGVAVAVLTVVLAGQLIRSVGQFDPEIVLIPVAAVWGTVALYRTLQRDAAERLRLVEELRGTRDVLARQQREAGVLAERARIARDLHDTLAQELAGGVMLLQAAERDWDARPDVARTRVRAVADGLHANLAETRRIIRDLTPSAVDEAGLEGALRLLCARAQAEGAVARVRFRSLGAPRPALDGQAAATLFRVAQSTLANVREHARAVNVLVTLHGHADRVELEVRDDGAGFDVGRGGTAAVPGRGLGLPAARARLRECGGDLEVGSAPRRGTWVRATVPASAAARPAGAPSAVAAR; translated from the coding sequence GTGTCCGACCGCGCTCCCGTCCGTACCTCTGCGAGGACCGTCCACGGGAGCCGGTCGGCGTTGGCCCACTTCAGTCATCTGACGTTCTTCGTCGTCGTCGGCGCCGGTCTCGTGCGGCTCGTGCAGCTGAGGATCGGGCTGTGCTGGGACATCGTGACCGTCAGCGGGCTGCTGGCGCTGGTGTACGCGGGCGGGCTCGCGGCCGGCGACCGGCTGGGGCGGTACGGCCGGCCCGGGTGGGTCGCCACGCTGGTGGCGCTGTGGACCGTCCTCGTCCTCCTCGCTCCCGCGTCGCTCACCGCCGCCTACGTGTGGTGCGCGGTGCCTCTGGCCTGCGCGGCGCTGCGGGCGCTCGGCCGCCGGGCGGCGGGAGTGGCGGTGGCCGTGCTCACCGTCGTGCTGGCCGGTCAGCTCATCCGCAGCGTCGGGCAGTTCGACCCGGAGATCGTGCTGATCCCGGTGGCGGCGGTGTGGGGCACGGTGGCCCTGTACCGCACCCTGCAGCGCGACGCCGCCGAACGACTGCGGCTCGTGGAGGAGTTGCGGGGCACCCGGGACGTGCTCGCCCGGCAGCAGCGTGAGGCCGGGGTGCTGGCGGAACGAGCCCGGATCGCCCGGGACCTGCACGACACGCTGGCCCAGGAACTCGCCGGCGGGGTCATGCTGCTCCAGGCGGCGGAACGTGACTGGGACGCCCGTCCGGACGTGGCGCGGACCCGGGTCCGCGCCGTCGCCGACGGTCTGCACGCCAACCTCGCGGAGACCCGCCGGATCATCCGGGACCTGACGCCGTCGGCCGTGGACGAGGCCGGTCTGGAGGGCGCGCTGCGGCTGCTGTGCGCTCGCGCGCAGGCGGAGGGAGCGGTGGCCCGGGTACGGTTCCGCTCGTTGGGCGCACCCCGCCCCGCCCTGGACGGCCAGGCGGCCGCGACCCTGTTCCGGGTCGCCCAGAGCACCCTGGCCAACGTGCGCGAACACGCCCGCGCGGTGAACGTCCTGGTCACCCTGCACGGGCACGCCGACCGGGTGGAGCTCGAAGTGCGCGACGACGGCGCGGGGTTCGACGTGGGCCGGGGCGGGACCGCTGCGGTGCCGGGCCGTGGGCTCGGACTTCCGGCGGCCCGGGCCCGACTGCGTGAGTGCGGTGGCGATCTGGAGGTCGGCAGCGCGCCGAGGCGGGGTACGTGGGTGCGGGCCACGGTGCCCGCGTCGGCTGCGGCCCGGCCGGCCGGCGCGCCGAGTGCGGTGGCCGCCCGGTGA
- a CDS encoding helix-turn-helix domain-containing protein — MKELAGRLTALDPDAGAAVRVIAYFDRLAESRAGVEALVRGAAVLAGVPARLVDADRRVRIRVEADGTRRDTDLPPDPAWPSTGLTPDGVPALWLERTGAVPSVVDAVILERAAGAARLVLDRTRGRAPLDDPALIETLLDATAAEPARLHAARRLGLDPAAPARALATPGGRPRVLPADGRDAVPAGRAGVGPAVPVPDLPRSWTAARTALRFTADGTAQDPGPRVVYAEELGGIALLADLVGPGAEPPPDVHAVEAAAADAPWLLATLYAVTATASLRAAAAEANVHHSTLQDRLVHAEHLLGWPVRTPQGRLRLHLALTMRRLARP; from the coding sequence ATGAAAGAGCTGGCCGGGCGCCTGACCGCGCTGGACCCGGACGCCGGGGCCGCCGTGCGGGTCATCGCCTACTTCGACCGGCTGGCCGAGTCGCGGGCCGGAGTGGAGGCGCTGGTGCGCGGCGCCGCGGTGCTCGCCGGTGTGCCCGCGCGGCTCGTCGACGCCGACCGGCGGGTGCGGATCCGGGTGGAGGCCGACGGCACGCGCCGGGACACGGATCTGCCGCCGGACCCGGCCTGGCCGTCCACGGGTCTGACGCCCGACGGCGTTCCCGCGCTGTGGCTGGAACGCACCGGTGCGGTGCCCAGCGTCGTGGACGCGGTGATCCTGGAACGGGCCGCCGGGGCGGCACGTCTCGTGCTCGACCGCACGCGTGGACGGGCCCCGCTCGACGATCCCGCCCTGATCGAGACCCTCCTCGACGCCACGGCAGCCGAACCGGCCCGGCTGCACGCGGCCCGTCGTCTCGGCCTCGATCCCGCCGCCCCCGCCCGCGCGCTGGCCACGCCCGGCGGCCGGCCCCGGGTGCTGCCCGCGGACGGCCGGGACGCGGTGCCCGCCGGCCGGGCCGGTGTCGGGCCCGCCGTACCGGTGCCGGACCTGCCCCGCTCCTGGACCGCGGCCCGCACCGCGCTCCGCTTCACCGCGGACGGCACCGCGCAGGATCCCGGTCCGCGGGTCGTGTACGCGGAGGAGCTCGGCGGCATCGCCCTGCTGGCCGACCTCGTCGGGCCGGGGGCCGAACCCCCGCCGGACGTCCACGCGGTCGAGGCGGCGGCCGCGGACGCCCCCTGGCTGCTCGCCACCCTGTACGCCGTCACCGCCACGGCGAGTCTGCGGGCGGCGGCGGCCGAGGCGAACGTCCACCACTCCACGCTCCAGGACCGGCTCGTGCACGCCGAGCATCTGCTGGGGTGGCCGGTGCGCACGCCCCAGGGCCGGCTGCGGCTGCACCTCGCGCTGACGATGCGGCGGCTGGCACGGCCGTAG